GGTGGCGAGCAGATGGCGCTCCGCGGTGCGCTCGGCAACGCGCTGCTCGAGCGTCGCGTTCAGCTCCCTGTAACGCGCTTCGCTGGCCCGCAACTGCGTCTCGCCGAGAACGCGCTCGGTCGTCTCGGAGACGATGCAGAGCACGCCGCCGACCGAACCGTCATCGTCAACGACAGCCGAGTAGGACACATCCCAATAACTCGTCTCGCCATAGCCATGGCGCTCGACGTAGAAGGGACGATCCTTTGCCGCGAAGGTCTTTCTCGTCTGGCGCACGCCCGACAGCAGCGGCTCGAGATCGTCCCACAACTCGCCCCAATTCTCGATCGCGGGCCGGCCGAGCGCCCGGGGATGATTGGCGCCGATGCCCGGCGCATAGGCGTCGTTGTAAAGCGCGACGTATTGGGGCCCCCAGAACAGGACGATCTGGGCCTGCGCGGCCAGCAGCATGCTGACCGTCGTCTTCAGGGCCTGGGACCATTGGTTGGGAGGGCCGAGCGGCGAGCCCGACCAGTCGAGGGCGCGCATCATCGCGCCCAGCTCGCCTCCGTCGGAGGGAAAGCCCAGATCAGTCGACTGCCGAACAGTTGTCTCCGACAGCACCGGACCCCCTCGCGACGCGTGACCTGGGCATCCCTGCCCATTCGAGCCCGGATTTCGAGGACTCGCACTCAAGGTCCCACAACGCGCGGGGCAGCCTTCCGGTTCCATGGCAGGTGTTTCGCGCCGCCCTTGTGCTATTGCTGCTGTGCGCAACGACGCGAGGTCTTTCATGCTCCCCATTCCCGCCGACATCTTCACCGAGCCCGAGGACGTCTCGCCCGACAGCCTTGCCAATCTCGGCCCGCTGCGCCGGCTCGCCGGCACCTGGCAGGCCGACAAGGGCATCGACATCAATCCGAAGGCGGACGGACCGGAGCGGCGCACGTTCATCGAGCACATCAGGATGGACCCGATCGATCCGCAGGCCAACGGGCCGCAATTATTCTACGGGCTGCGCTATCACATTCACATCAACACGCCCGAGGAAGACACCACCTTCCACGATCAGGTCGGCTACTGGCTGTGGGAGGCCGCGACCGGGCTGATCATGCAGACGCTGGCGATCCCGCGCGGGCAGGTGCTGCTCGCCTCGGGGCAGGCCAAGCCGGACGACAAGAAAATCTCCGTGATCGCGAAGCGCGGCGACACGACTTACGGGATCTGCTCGACCGAGTTCCTGGAACAGGCCTTCCGCACCGACTCTTATCGCTGCGACATCACCTTCAACGACGACGGCAGCTGGAGCTATCAGATCCAGACCGCGTTGTTCGTCCGCGGCGCTCCGTTCAATCATCACGACAGCAATACGCTTCGGCTGGTCGCGCCGCCCAAACTCAATCCGCTCGCGATGATCGTGAACGATCGCGAGAAGGGCAACAAGCCGGCCTGAGACGCCGACGCGGAGATCTTGCATGAAGCCCTACGTCATCTGCCTGATGCATTCGAGCCTTGATGGCCGCACCCATCCCAGCCGCTGGCGTCCGAAAGGCGCCGGCACCGACTGGTTCGAAAAAATCCACGACCAGCTCGGCGGCGATGCCTGGGTGATCGGCCGCGTCACCGGCTCGGAGTTTGCCAAAGGCAGGCCTTATCCCGAGACGTCGGGAGAGAAATTCCCGCGCGAAAACTGGTTCGCCCGGCGCGATGCCAAGACCTACGGCGTCGTGCTCGACGCGCATGGCAAGATCGGCTGGGGTCGCGCCGATATCGGCGGCGATCCCATCGTCGTGGTGCTGACCGAGAGCGTGCCGGATTCGCATCTGGCGGGGCTGCGCGGTGAGGGCATATCCTACATTTTTGCCGGCAAGACCGAGATCGACCTCGCACTGACGGTCGAGATCCTCAA
This genomic interval from Bradyrhizobium guangzhouense contains the following:
- a CDS encoding FABP family protein, with amino-acid sequence MLPIPADIFTEPEDVSPDSLANLGPLRRLAGTWQADKGIDINPKADGPERRTFIEHIRMDPIDPQANGPQLFYGLRYHIHINTPEEDTTFHDQVGYWLWEAATGLIMQTLAIPRGQVLLASGQAKPDDKKISVIAKRGDTTYGICSTEFLEQAFRTDSYRCDITFNDDGSWSYQIQTALFVRGAPFNHHDSNTLRLVAPPKLNPLAMIVNDREKGNKPA
- a CDS encoding RibD family protein, producing MKPYVICLMHSSLDGRTHPSRWRPKGAGTDWFEKIHDQLGGDAWVIGRVTGSEFAKGRPYPETSGEKFPRENWFARRDAKTYGVVLDAHGKIGWGRADIGGDPIVVVLTESVPDSHLAGLRGEGISYIFAGKTEIDLALTVEILNRELGVKRLLVEGGGVANGAFLRAGLIDEFNLILSPAIDGARGAPFVFDSTEQDHDKRAPLAAMTLESMRDLGGGVLLLRYLIQNDSARQ